One Brumimicrobium sp. DNA window includes the following coding sequences:
- a CDS encoding T9SS type A sorting domain-containing protein, giving the protein MRKIVILIALINVIVYPLLAQTTSEIYNKRSDTIDVLNYAIKLDFLQMSQQKLFGECSITFKAKMNNVNSITFDLQGLTVDAIEMDGDPLTFSHVASILKANFVNPLNIGDEKVIAIQYHGIPETDPSGFGGFYFQGDYAYNEGVGFADVPHNYGRVWHPCFDNFVERATYDFEIISPTGYTAYCNGFIVKDSVGPANENIRFWKMEEEIPSYLACVGVAPYTHVNQSYMSVLDSHIIPIMLTAKPQDTTKLKNSFIHLPNALATYETRFGPYLWNKVGYTAVPFNAGAMEHATNIMYPLFAIDGNLTYETMMAHELSHHWWGDLVTCRTAEDMWINEGTASYSEALFLEDLYGYDKYISNIKSTHLDVIQKAHYNDGGFYPLSGVPENVTYGSHSYSKGATMFHNMRTYLGDAAFFNGLKSVLNAYQYKDIDALEFRDALTAATGVDMHAFFDDYILNPGFNGFEVDSFIVTPQGGQFKVDVSIQQKLFQAPHMFTDVPVEITFMDANWNQQTFTKVCSGEYTNFTQLLPFHPVMVYLNGDDKLVNAVTGEELIVKSNVTKNLNYAYFTLKVENESDSSFVRIEHYRLAPDTIRKGYIRDALLISPNRYWKIDGIFSNSFKASGQFIFSGKDAAGGNLDNELLQLPNGQMHNEDSLVVLWRANQSEEWSVYDYFTVVSQGSKTDGSGRINLTEIHKGEYTLAIARKPLWLEKEKPQGKVKIYPNPAKKKIRIELSEQTKQNRIKIYDAKGALVLEETMNEAQNVISIEKLRAGVYSVSVFVNEEHIGSQKLIIE; this is encoded by the coding sequence GTGAGAAAAATAGTTATATTAATTGCTCTGATAAACGTGATAGTTTATCCATTATTAGCTCAAACAACTAGTGAGATCTATAACAAACGAAGCGACACAATTGACGTTTTAAATTATGCTATCAAACTGGATTTTTTGCAAATGTCGCAGCAAAAACTGTTTGGAGAATGTAGTATTACCTTCAAAGCCAAAATGAATAATGTGAATAGTATTACATTCGATTTGCAAGGACTAACTGTAGATGCCATAGAAATGGATGGCGATCCTCTAACTTTTTCGCATGTTGCTTCTATTTTGAAAGCTAATTTCGTGAATCCCTTGAATATAGGAGATGAAAAAGTCATTGCGATTCAATATCATGGAATCCCGGAAACGGATCCATCTGGTTTTGGCGGCTTTTATTTCCAAGGTGATTATGCTTATAATGAAGGAGTCGGATTTGCAGATGTGCCGCATAATTATGGACGTGTATGGCATCCATGTTTTGATAATTTTGTAGAAAGAGCTACGTATGATTTTGAAATTATTTCACCTACAGGATATACAGCCTATTGCAATGGGTTTATTGTGAAAGATAGTGTAGGTCCTGCAAATGAAAATATCCGCTTTTGGAAAATGGAAGAAGAAATTCCTTCTTATTTAGCATGCGTGGGAGTTGCACCATATACTCATGTAAATCAAAGTTATATGAGCGTGCTAGACAGCCATATCATTCCTATTATGTTAACAGCCAAACCACAGGATACCACAAAGTTAAAGAATTCATTCATTCATCTTCCCAATGCCTTAGCGACCTATGAAACTCGTTTTGGTCCTTATCTGTGGAATAAAGTAGGCTATACCGCAGTTCCTTTTAATGCTGGTGCGATGGAGCATGCTACAAATATTATGTATCCTTTATTTGCCATTGATGGAAACTTAACTTACGAAACGATGATGGCACATGAATTATCTCATCATTGGTGGGGAGATTTGGTTACGTGTAGAACGGCAGAAGATATGTGGATAAATGAAGGAACTGCCTCTTATAGTGAAGCTCTCTTTTTAGAAGATTTATATGGATATGATAAGTATATTTCCAATATAAAAAGTACTCATTTAGATGTGATTCAAAAGGCGCATTATAACGATGGAGGATTTTATCCTTTATCAGGTGTTCCTGAAAATGTAACCTACGGTTCTCACTCCTACAGCAAAGGAGCTACCATGTTTCATAATATGCGTACATATCTAGGGGACGCTGCCTTCTTTAACGGTTTAAAATCGGTGTTAAATGCATATCAATACAAAGATATTGATGCGCTAGAATTTAGAGATGCATTAACAGCTGCTACTGGAGTAGATATGCATGCCTTTTTTGACGATTATATTTTGAATCCCGGTTTTAATGGATTTGAAGTTGATTCATTTATAGTTACTCCTCAAGGAGGCCAATTTAAGGTAGATGTTTCTATTCAGCAAAAACTATTTCAAGCTCCACACATGTTTACCGATGTTCCGGTTGAAATCACGTTTATGGATGCTAATTGGAATCAGCAAACATTTACAAAAGTATGTTCTGGAGAATATACAAATTTTACCCAACTACTGCCTTTTCATCCTGTAATGGTTTACCTGAATGGAGATGATAAATTAGTAAATGCTGTAACTGGCGAAGAATTAATTGTAAAATCAAATGTGACCAAAAATTTGAATTATGCTTATTTTACGTTGAAAGTTGAAAATGAATCAGATTCATCATTTGTGCGCATAGAGCATTATAGATTAGCTCCCGATACAATCCGAAAAGGATATATCCGTGATGCTCTACTTATTTCGCCAAATCGCTATTGGAAAATAGACGGTATTTTTTCTAATAGTTTTAAAGCATCTGGACAGTTTATCTTTTCCGGAAAAGATGCTGCTGGAGGAAACTTGGATAATGAATTGTTACAACTACCTAATGGACAAATGCATAATGAAGATAGTTTGGTTGTACTCTGGAGAGCTAATCAATCAGAAGAGTGGAGTGTCTATGATTATTTTACAGTCGTTTCACAAGGAAGTAAAACAGATGGAAGTGGACGTATCAATCTAACAGAAATTCATAAAGGTGAATATACCTTAGCTATCGCTCGTAAACCCTTATGGTTAGAAAAGGAAAAGCCGCAAGGGAAAGTGAAAATTTATCCAAATCCAGCCAAAAAGAAAATCCGAATTGAATTATCAGAACAAACTAAACAGAATCGTATAAAAATATATGATGCCAAAGGAGCATTAGTATTAGAAGAGACAATGAATGAGGCGCAAAATGTTATTTCTATTGAAAAATTGAGAGCTGGAGTGTATTCAGTATCTGTTTTTGTTAATGAAGAACACATAGGGAGCCAAAAGTTAATTATAGAGTAA